In the genome of Pseudanabaena mucicola str. Chao 1806, the window AATACTAGCGATGCATGGATGTTAGATGTAAAGCAATGGGCTACCTTAAATTTTAACTATCAAGTTGCTTAACTGTCTTAGAGCCAACTGCCAATAAGCAAAAAGGGAGCCCAGAAAAAGGGATGGCGCAAATCTAATTTACCAACGTTGTTATTGAGAGAAATTGGAGGAATCCCCTGAATACCAATAATTTTGTTGTTTTCAATTCTTAAGCTACCATCTATCAGCGATCGCTGCGCCTGTTGCAGAGCTAAAGCTTTGGTTTTAGCCTCAGGAAATAGCTTATAGAAATTAATCATTAATGGCGCTGTACCTGCATCGGAGATCGCCCAGAGAGAAGCCAAGACACTTCTAGCGCCTGAATCTACAGCCAAACCGCTAATACCCAAATTATTCCCCACAGAGGTCTCACAAGCACTAAGGGTTAGCATCTCCACCACAGGACTATCAAAACGCAATCGAGGAATACGTTCTAAAGTTAACTGACTATCCCAAAACTGAATGAACGAATCATTAGCATTATCACTGACAAACTTACCATGGGTTGCCAAATGCACAATTCCATAATCATTCTGCAATCTCTGAGCCTGCAAATTACTTACCGTGAATTCTTTATTCAATAAAGAAGTACCTGCTAGTAATTTAGAATTAATGGTACGAATTTCAACCTCTACAGAAGGCAAAGCACTAAATCCACTAACTGATTCGGTCAAACCCATTGCTAAGATGCGAGAATTTTTGCGATCGCGATCTTCGAGTCTTGTCAACCGCAAAGAAGGAATGTTAGCTATTGCGTAGCGTTCGACTAGAAACTGTTTACCATCATGAAGCGTACTTGCAGGAATTACACGCAGTAGCGAATCCATCACAAAGACAACCGTATCGATCTTGCGGGCTTGCAACTCAGCGTCAATAGGACGCATAATCCAGTTGTACAACTTTTGGGCATTGGCTAAATAATTATTCGAGGAAGAATCAAATAAATCAGAACGGAACTCCAATAGTACATCATTTAATATCTGTTGTGTAACGTCTCGGTTGGAAATACTAAAAGGCTTACCCTTGTCTTTGGGAGGAATGACCATAATTTCTAAGCGATCGCTCAGAACTATGGGATAAATTAGTACGGCGGCACTCCCAGTCCGTTTGGCAATATCACCAAGTATATCTTGAGCATTCGCGATATCAATTGGTTTAACTTTAAGAGAGTTACCCAAAAAGATCTCTAGTTCTGATGCATAGGCTCTTTCAATAAGATCGAAAGTCTTGGCTAAATCCTGTTCCTGCAATGTCAAATCAACTTGTTTTTTTAAGACATTGCTAATTCCGAGCAGTTTTTGTTCGACCTCATTGGAAAGTTTCCATAGGTTACTATTTTGATTATTCAGGTTATTTTGATCATTTTTATTATTTTTATTATTTGGCGGTTCAAGTGCTTCCCCTAATAATTCAGCGCCTCCCCCCGATGATGGGCTAATGGCTATATTGCCTAGAGTAAAAGTACCTACGCCCTTAGGAATAATTTTAAATGGAGTAAGAGTGAAAGTTCCAGTTGTAATAGTACCTTTGGTTCCATTCTTTGAAGAATCTCCGATAATAAACGGCTTAAGTCCATCATGACTAATATTCAATAAGCCTCCACTTCCTCCTGCTGTGCAAATACTAGAACCAAAGCAAGCGCCTGACTCAGTATTCTTACTGGTTGCCCGAATCTTACCACTTGAAGAAGTTGCTGTAAAATCACCACCCTGAAAACCTCCAGAAGAATCAGCATAGGTAAAGACAATATTTTGGGTAGTGGAATTGAGAATAATATTTCCACCAATTTGACCACTCTTAGAGATCAGTGCACCTGCGTTGATACTTTTTTTTGCTTCAAGTTTAATTTCACCACCAATCGAACTAGAGGGTGCTGTAGCTGTAACTGTTCCAATATCAATGCTCTGAGAATTACTTCTGAGTAAAATATTTCCTGCGGTTCCAGTGCTAATGATTTTATCCGTAGCGATACTCGGCGAATCTGTTGATCTAATCTCTTTATCAGCGATAATAGTTACAGCACCACCACTTCCAAACTGGGACTTAGCTTCAATTTTGCCAAAAGTAATCTCACCAGAAAGAGCAGTAAGATTAACAATACCAGCATTACCATTGTTGCTAGTAGAAATATTTCCATTATTTCCGAGAATATTATTATTAGTTGCTGTAAAAATCAATGCTCCGCCATTTGTTGTTATTGATGCATTATTAAAATTAATATTATTCCCAGCTGTAAAGATTATTGCTCCGTTCTGTGTTTCTATTGGAGCATTAATATCAATCTTATTGCCTGCATTAGCGGTCAAACCAATATTAGGATTAATCATATTAACGGGCGCATCAAATTTAATATTATTTGTTGCTTGTAAACTCACATTAGCGCTCGCACTGTTAATCAAGCTGACATCTATTGTGTTTGGTGGATTATCTGGGTCAAGAACATTATCCACATCAGTCAGAGACGTAAATGACCCAGGTCCATTGATTACTGTAATATTAGTTGGATCAAGCAGTAGAGTTCCACTTTTGCCATTAGCAGCCGAAGTATCCACATTACCACGATAGATTAAGTACTCTTTACCAGAGACTTCCACAAATCCGCCATCACCACTAACTGAGCCGCCATTGCTAAAGATATTGCCGAAGAATCGAGAAAGTTGATCCGCCCAAATAATCGCTTTGCCGCCATTACCATTGAGAATCGCACTAACATTAATCATCGAAGAAGAATCAACAAATGTGCGTACAGCATTTGGCTGAATTCCTTTACCTTGCAAATTCCCTCCAACTAAAACCGTTCCACCACCCGTCAGCCCAGAAGCATCTATCTTCGCGTTGACTAGTGAAACTTGATTCCCAAAAATCCCTACATTGCCACCTTGAAATAGCGGCGAAGAAACATCGATTTTCCCCGATACCACCGATGTACCATTGGACACTAGAATATCAGGACTTGTGACCGCCTCAACCAAAACTAACGAGCCATCGGGTTTGATCACCACTTGATTTGCGGTAGGAACTTTACTTGTCAAAAGAGCCGCTAGATTAGGCAGGTCAGTAATTTTTCCATTCCAATCAGGTGATAATCCACTTGATTCAACCGTTAATCCTAAAACAGCATCAGGCGATCTTAGTTCTACTTGTCTATTTCCTAAAACTGATGTTATAGCAACATTGCCATTAGGTGCTGTCAAACTACCTGTCTGAACTATTGTTCCACCAGTAAAAGTAATACTTTTTCCAGCATCAACTTGTAAGTTACCTTGATTAATAATTCCTGCGGGTTGATTGATTGTAAATAGAATCTTCTGAGGATCTCCACTAGGAAATACTGTGGAATTTTTATCAACACTAAGGGTTTGATTATTGCTAAAGGTTAGCCCTGTTCCTGTATTTGCATGAAATGAACCGCCAATATCTAACTTAGCATTCTGCCCAAACACAATCCCATTTGGATTAATTAGATATACATTTGCGTTAGGGAAGGATTGGCGACTTTGTATTGTGCCTAAAATACTAGAGGGTGTATCTCCTGTAACTCGGTTGATTATGTTGTTAATATTTGCTCCATTAACGTTGGAGTTCCCCGTATTAAAAATAACCCCTGTTTGTGTTACGTTGAATTGATTAAAGCTATGAAAGAGATTGCCATTGCTTACAGTGCCTGAGCCAGTTGGAGAGATGGTATTGCCA includes:
- a CDS encoding CHAT domain-containing protein; this encodes MSNRVLLSLAIMISYGYSLQPVSAQIQIDGSTATQVNGNTISPTGSGTVSNGNLFHSFNQFNVTQTGVIFNTGNSNVNGANINNIINRVTGDTPSSILGTIQSRQSFPNANVYLINPNGIVFGQNAKLDIGGSFHANTGTGLTFSNNQTLSVDKNSTVFPSGDPQKILFTINQPAGIINQGNLQVDAGKSITFTGGTIVQTGSLTAPNGNVAITSVLGNRQVELRSPDAVLGLTVESSGLSPDWNGKITDLPNLAALLTSKVPTANQVVIKPDGSLVLVEAVTSPDILVSNGTSVVSGKIDVSSPLFQGGNVGIFGNQVSLVNAKIDASGLTGGGTVLVGGNLQGKGIQPNAVRTFVDSSSMINVSAILNGNGGKAIIWADQLSRFFGNIFSNGGSVSGDGGFVEVSGKEYLIYRGNVDTSAANGKSGTLLLDPTNITVINGPGSFTSLTDVDNVLDPDNPPNTIDVSLINSASANVSLQATNNIKFDAPVNMINPNIGLTANAGNKIDINAPIETQNGAIIFTAGNNINFNNASITTNGGALIFTATNNNILGNNGNISTSNNGNAGIVNLTALSGEITFGKIEAKSQFGSGGAVTIIADKEIRSTDSPSIATDKIISTGTAGNILLRSNSQSIDIGTVTATAPSSSIGGEIKLEAKKSINAGALISKSGQIGGNIILNSTTQNIVFTYADSSGGFQGGDFTATSSSGKIRATSKNTESGACFGSSICTAGGSGGLLNISHDGLKPFIIGDSSKNGTKGTITTGTFTLTPFKIIPKGVGTFTLGNIAISPSSGGGAELLGEALEPPNNKNNKNDQNNLNNQNSNLWKLSNEVEQKLLGISNVLKKQVDLTLQEQDLAKTFDLIERAYASELEIFLGNSLKVKPIDIANAQDILGDIAKRTGSAAVLIYPIVLSDRLEIMVIPPKDKGKPFSISNRDVTQQILNDVLLEFRSDLFDSSSNNYLANAQKLYNWIMRPIDAELQARKIDTVVFVMDSLLRVIPASTLHDGKQFLVERYAIANIPSLRLTRLEDRDRKNSRILAMGLTESVSGFSALPSVEVEIRTINSKLLAGTSLLNKEFTVSNLQAQRLQNDYGIVHLATHGKFVSDNANDSFIQFWDSQLTLERIPRLRFDSPVVEMLTLSACETSVGNNLGISGLAVDSGARSVLASLWAISDAGTAPLMINFYKLFPEAKTKALALQQAQRSLIDGSLRIENNKIIGIQGIPPISLNNNVGKLDLRHPFFWAPFLLIGSWL